The proteins below are encoded in one region of Campylobacter showae:
- a CDS encoding type II toxin-antitoxin system VapC family toxin, with protein MKVFFDLNIIIDIIDTDRINNKKAVALMQNLMRKQATIVISEDSISTLYYNLRHSRQKQLILLDFLEVVTQKWCVSPFGIEGIKKAIKYSKNSNSDLEDALQYFCADKEGCEVIYTSDKNFPKIAIAIKDYDEN; from the coding sequence GTGAAAGTATTTTTTGACCTAAATATCATCATTGATATTATCGATACAGACAGGATAAACAACAAAAAGGCCGTTGCTTTGATGCAAAATTTAATGCGAAAACAAGCTACTATCGTCATTAGCGAAGATAGTATTAGTACGCTTTATTATAATTTGCGCCATTCTCGACAAAAGCAACTTATACTTTTAGATTTCTTAGAAGTCGTTACTCAAAAATGGTGCGTATCTCCGTTTGGAATCGAAGGTATAAAAAAAGCAATTAAGTATTCTAAAAACTCAAACTCTGATCTTGAAGATGCACTACAATATTTTTGCGCTGATAAGGAAGGCTGCGAAGTAATCTATACTAGCGATAAAAACTTCCCTAAAATCGCCATAGCAATTAAAGACTATGATGAAAATTAA
- a CDS encoding YcjF family protein, with the protein MEANGNQQEIQLDLGDLAAQAKEVFKGAIQGLSSRLNVLIVGKTGVGKSTLINAVFGDAVAKTGSGKPITQEINEIKVNPNFSIYDTKGLELKDFDATCDDIANFLEENSKKRADEQIHIVWFCVAEPGRRIEEGEKRLFDIIREKDYAAIAVITKAQQDKDENKEKFSDKVKGEFGVNDEYMQRVMALEIEDDDGNIKPLRGIDDLIKKTYDALPEASKQAFAREQKYNKDVKYEAALDIINTYSVAAGAIAATPIPFSDIALLLPTQIAMISHITYNYGFKASAENITKLATSFAAVAAGGFAVRFVAGNLLKFIPAVGSLAGGAFNATVASSTTKLMGNAYLAYLNDNFELIYKGDFDLFSNLTDTIIRAYVEKLK; encoded by the coding sequence GTGGAAGCTAATGGAAATCAACAAGAAATTCAACTAGATCTAGGCGATCTCGCAGCTCAAGCAAAAGAAGTTTTTAAAGGGGCTATACAAGGTTTAAGTTCTAGATTAAACGTTTTAATAGTCGGTAAAACCGGCGTAGGTAAAAGTACGCTTATAAATGCGGTTTTTGGCGACGCAGTAGCAAAGACTGGCTCCGGAAAACCGATTACTCAAGAAATAAACGAAATAAAAGTAAATCCAAATTTTAGTATTTATGATACTAAGGGTCTTGAATTGAAAGACTTTGACGCCACTTGTGACGACATTGCGAATTTTTTGGAAGAAAATAGTAAAAAGAGAGCAGACGAGCAAATACATATAGTATGGTTTTGTGTGGCGGAGCCCGGCAGAAGGATAGAAGAGGGCGAAAAAAGACTGTTTGATATCATAAGAGAAAAAGACTATGCAGCTATAGCAGTGATAACAAAAGCCCAGCAAGATAAAGACGAGAACAAGGAAAAATTTTCAGATAAAGTAAAAGGCGAGTTTGGCGTTAATGACGAATATATGCAAAGAGTTATGGCGTTAGAGATCGAAGACGATGACGGAAACATAAAACCGCTTAGAGGCATAGACGACCTTATAAAGAAAACATACGACGCTTTACCTGAGGCATCAAAGCAAGCCTTTGCTAGAGAGCAAAAATATAACAAAGACGTAAAATACGAAGCAGCACTGGATATTATCAATACATATAGCGTAGCTGCGGGTGCTATAGCAGCTACTCCGATACCGTTTTCAGATATCGCTCTACTTTTACCTACCCAAATAGCCATGATATCTCATATTACGTATAATTACGGTTTTAAAGCCTCTGCTGAAAATATTACAAAATTAGCGACATCGTTTGCTGCCGTAGCAGCTGGAGGCTTTGCCGTTAGATTTGTGGCTGGAAATTTATTAAAATTTATACCGGCCGTAGGATCTCTTGCAGGAGGAGCGTTTAATGCAACCGTCGCCAGCTCCACGACAAAACTAATGGGTAATGCCTATCTAGCTTATTTAAACGATAATTTTGAGTTAATTTACAAAGGCGATTTTGATTTATTTTCAAATTTGACGGACACTATCATAAGAGCATACGTCGAAAAGCTAAAATAA
- a CDS encoding HP0729 family protein: MHNILILYNPYYQNDVIEQHLKILIFKGKVAFGKIKSKRRDMINSHEAELEQIYESINSSDSDGKYLQLFLTDYSNLFVAKVIAVTDEDMSEIAPEYYKEKRLDVEKWFIISDIRELVRNDFECVRDDYLANFTVSGHTYAVYGNAYVYPLIIKIKQETRYFEDEGKFYPDVYKSAEFLEIKRNLIRYCFGRSLINLMHPDSIENIISAEIEYLDNIANPLYDFSSVVVKYSKTMEQEIYAFVKVLMEQLAKIKPSILNIPYEVQGTSFTVSDIFENKPNLGTYKFLFKNRLIQDALEGNLLQNYVTRTLPKVITELQDLRNETVHAKAPSHADVTKLRAKIIGVASESVLAKVVKARAEAGRAKK; encoded by the coding sequence ATGCACAACATCCTCATCCTATACAATCCCTACTACCAAAACGACGTCATCGAGCAACACCTTAAGATTTTGATATTCAAAGGCAAGGTGGCCTTTGGTAAGATAAAAAGCAAGCGGCGAGATATGATAAACTCTCACGAAGCCGAGCTTGAGCAAATTTACGAAAGCATAAATTCGAGCGACAGCGACGGCAAGTATTTGCAGCTATTTTTAACCGATTATTCAAATTTGTTCGTAGCAAAAGTTATTGCCGTAACCGATGAAGATATGAGCGAGATAGCGCCCGAGTATTATAAAGAAAAAAGGCTCGATGTAGAAAAGTGGTTTATCATAAGCGATATCAGAGAGCTAGTTAGAAATGATTTTGAGTGCGTTAGAGACGATTACCTGGCAAATTTTACCGTAAGCGGCCATACTTACGCAGTATACGGCAACGCTTACGTTTATCCCCTGATTATAAAAATAAAACAAGAGACGCGCTATTTTGAGGATGAGGGTAAATTTTATCCTGATGTCTATAAAAGCGCCGAGTTTTTAGAGATAAAGCGAAATTTAATCCGTTACTGTTTCGGACGAAGCCTAATAAATCTAATGCATCCAGATAGCATAGAAAATATCATCTCCGCCGAGATAGAATACCTTGATAATATAGCCAACCCGCTCTATGACTTTAGCTCCGTCGTGGTCAAATACTCAAAAACTATGGAGCAAGAGATCTACGCCTTCGTTAAAGTTCTCATGGAACAACTCGCAAAGATAAAGCCGTCTATATTAAATATCCCATACGAAGTTCAAGGCACTAGCTTTACCGTGAGCGATATATTCGAAAATAAGCCAAATTTGGGAACCTATAAGTTTCTTTTTAAAAATCGCCTGATCCAAGATGCGCTTGAGGGAAATTTGCTGCAAAACTACGTAACCAGAACTCTACCAAAGGTCATAACCGAGCTTCAAGATTTACGAAACGAAACTGTCCATGCCAAAGCTCCTAGCCATGCCGATGTAACAAAGCTAAGAGCAAAGATAATAGGCGTGGCTAGCGAGAGCGTACTGGCCAAAGTAGTCAAGGCTAGGGCAGAAGCGGGGAGGGCTAAGAAATAA
- a CDS encoding ATP-binding protein, with protein MSTVNNKELYGALKQSLSGNAVIENLPVLELDGDIDISDVKFYHIKELTFEEDSPRREAFENVISTLRIDGIIFVYLIVGGSSGVSFYAGVTKDMSYRGELELDIDDIGKRVLKPSIEGNFRGSKVLEVEKGQKAELVSKIDKMKRFAKVSGIPSVYKDKEDFQGIDRLIDIMSGDEFALVVLAKPMSNGAIAGIEKVLFDAYNNIAPMTKTSVQHSDGSSTSTSTSATKGSSISDGTNYSESNQKGKNTSSSINTNTSKGESYSSSNSSTSRGTSESAGENSSFSKTSGTSQTKSENESFNKSESISKNQGSNLSFEFTNKMASELTKYIDEVLLKRINYGKNKGLFDSCIYLMSNEKGNLTKLGNAIRAIFSGDESNKSPLIFSNLNAAKDINEIKCIKNFQIPKINLIENTNAVISRSLLSQNLASQSCWMSANELSVIATLPKKEVVGLSLKEEVEFGLNIKEQISQDEAIFLGNMVQSGKELNQKIFIDKAWLDKHIFIAGVTGSGKTTTCQRILKSANLPFLVIEPAKTEYRAMLNDMDDLLIFTLGDERVAPFRINPFEFFPHESISSRVDMIKANIEASFDMEAAIPQIIETALYRCYEEYGWDISTSKNYKFSDPFADGVFAFPTLSDLVRQANIVVEEQGFDERLKKDYIGSINARLQGLLVGSKAFMLNNQRSVDFADLLEKNVVLELEEVKNGAEKSLIMGFILININEALKVKYKEYKNKGEEFRHITLIEESHRLLSKFMPGDSPNKKLGVETFADMLAEVRKYGESLIIVDQIPNKLTPEVLKNTNTKIVHKIFAQDDKEAIGNTMALNDEQKEFLSNLETGRAIVSNPNFIKPIQVQIAQLENVSTTKSAVIDAKILRDNVLDYYRQNYKKGIIPPVESKNNVPNVKDLEEALQYDFYALEVEWLKRVKDNEKIVLGGIKQMIDRKKIPNNVKYLSKYIFNKFYKNQDEGLHEDIKECINLIFEKIMNTEEIEILFDNYMDRHLKEYIQI; from the coding sequence ATGAGTACGGTAAACAATAAAGAGCTATACGGCGCTCTAAAGCAAAGTCTCTCGGGTAATGCCGTAATAGAAAATTTGCCTGTATTAGAACTGGATGGCGATATAGACATTAGCGATGTTAAATTTTATCACATAAAAGAACTTACCTTTGAAGAAGATAGTCCTAGAAGAGAGGCCTTTGAAAACGTAATAAGCACGCTTAGGATAGATGGGATCATTTTTGTATATTTGATTGTCGGCGGTAGTAGCGGCGTTTCTTTTTATGCCGGCGTAACCAAGGATATGTCGTATAGGGGTGAGCTCGAGCTTGATATCGATGATATAGGAAAAAGGGTTTTAAAACCTAGCATTGAAGGCAATTTTAGAGGCAGTAAGGTGCTCGAAGTAGAAAAAGGGCAAAAAGCGGAGCTGGTTTCTAAAATAGATAAAATGAAAAGATTTGCCAAAGTTAGCGGCATACCTAGCGTATATAAGGATAAAGAGGATTTTCAGGGAATAGATAGACTTATAGACATTATGAGTGGGGACGAATTTGCCTTGGTAGTACTAGCAAAACCGATGTCAAATGGGGCGATAGCTGGTATAGAAAAGGTTTTATTTGATGCTTATAATAATATAGCCCCGATGACGAAAACATCAGTACAGCATAGCGACGGAAGCTCCACTAGCACATCTACTTCGGCAACTAAAGGTAGTTCAATATCTGATGGCACTAATTATTCTGAATCTAATCAAAAAGGGAAAAATACTTCAAGCAGTATAAATACCAATACTAGTAAAGGCGAAAGTTATAGCTCTTCAAACTCAAGCACTAGCAGGGGAACGTCTGAAAGCGCAGGCGAAAATTCGTCTTTTAGTAAAACTTCAGGTACATCACAAACCAAAAGCGAAAATGAGTCCTTTAATAAAAGCGAATCCATCTCTAAAAATCAAGGTAGCAACTTAAGCTTTGAATTTACCAACAAAATGGCTAGCGAGCTTACAAAGTATATAGACGAAGTTTTATTAAAGCGCATAAACTACGGCAAAAATAAAGGTCTTTTTGACTCTTGCATATATCTTATGTCAAACGAAAAAGGAAATTTAACAAAGCTTGGAAATGCTATCAGAGCTATATTCTCAGGCGATGAAAGCAATAAATCTCCGCTCATTTTTAGTAATTTAAATGCTGCAAAAGATATAAACGAGATAAAGTGTATAAAAAATTTTCAAATTCCTAAAATAAATTTAATAGAAAATACAAACGCGGTGATATCAAGAAGCCTACTATCTCAAAATTTAGCTAGCCAATCATGCTGGATGTCAGCTAATGAACTAAGCGTGATAGCCACTTTACCAAAAAAAGAGGTTGTCGGACTATCCCTAAAAGAAGAGGTGGAATTTGGTCTAAATATTAAAGAGCAAATATCGCAAGACGAAGCGATATTTTTGGGCAATATGGTTCAAAGCGGCAAAGAGTTAAATCAAAAAATTTTTATAGATAAAGCTTGGCTTGATAAACATATATTTATAGCTGGGGTTACAGGTAGCGGTAAAACGACTACTTGCCAAAGAATTTTAAAGTCCGCTAATTTGCCGTTTTTGGTTATAGAACCGGCAAAAACAGAGTATAGGGCTATGCTAAATGATATGGATGATTTGCTTATATTTACGCTTGGAGATGAGAGGGTTGCGCCTTTTAGGATAAACCCATTTGAATTTTTCCCTCACGAGAGTATATCTTCGAGAGTAGATATGATAAAAGCAAATATCGAAGCCTCTTTTGATATGGAAGCAGCCATTCCTCAGATCATAGAGACTGCTCTTTATAGATGTTATGAAGAGTATGGCTGGGATATATCGACGTCTAAAAATTATAAATTTAGCGATCCGTTTGCAGATGGAGTTTTTGCGTTTCCGACACTATCGGATCTGGTGCGACAAGCAAACATCGTAGTAGAAGAGCAAGGATTTGATGAAAGACTAAAAAAAGACTACATAGGCTCTATAAATGCAAGACTTCAAGGGCTTTTAGTGGGCTCAAAAGCTTTTATGCTGAATAATCAACGAAGCGTAGATTTTGCCGATCTGCTTGAAAAAAACGTAGTTTTAGAACTAGAAGAGGTAAAAAACGGAGCTGAAAAATCTCTAATAATGGGTTTTATATTAATAAATATAAATGAAGCCTTAAAGGTAAAATACAAAGAGTACAAAAATAAAGGCGAGGAATTTAGACATATTACACTCATAGAGGAGTCGCACAGGCTTCTTTCTAAATTTATGCCAGGAGATAGCCCAAACAAAAAACTAGGCGTAGAGACATTTGCCGATATGCTTGCCGAAGTGCGAAAATATGGAGAGTCGCTAATAATAGTAGATCAAATCCCAAACAAACTAACGCCAGAAGTGTTAAAAAACACAAACACAAAAATAGTGCATAAAATTTTCGCTCAAGACGACAAAGAGGCGATAGGTAATACAATGGCTTTAAATGATGAACAAAAGGAGTTTTTATCAAATTTGGAAACTGGTAGGGCAATAGTGTCTAATCCAAATTTTATCAAGCCGATTCAGGTGCAAATAGCCCAACTTGAAAATGTCAGCACCACAAAATCAGCCGTAATTGACGCTAAAATTTTAAGAGATAATGTCTTGGATTATTACAGGCAAAACTATAAAAAAGGTATAATACCGCCAGTAGAAAGTAAAAATAATGTGCCAAACGTAAAAGACTTAGAAGAAGCCTTGCAATACGATTTTTATGCGCTTGAGGTTGAGTGGTTAAAGCGAGTTAAAGATAATGAAAAAATTGTGCTAGGCGGTATCAAACAGATGATAGATCGCAAAAAAATACCAAACAACGTGAAATATTTAAGCAAATATATCTTTAATAAATTTTATAAAAATCAAGATGAGGGCTTACATGAGGACATAAAAGAGTGTATTAACCTGATTTTTGAAAAAATTATGAATACTGAAGAGATTGAGATTTTGTTTGATAATTACATGGATAGGCATTTAAAAGAGTATATTCAAATTTAA
- a CDS encoding molecular chaperone DnaK, with the protein MSTKQIETIKIPKEKLEQDINDSWAEFLTSNESSLESPKNIFTKYIKEAFSGFMKLEKGDQNTINIGKDQNLFYDFALDAIICAQAYTSKEIQLKLDILFGGSVTYIDKFVNFFASQLKRLYITQDIKSNLSENDTISIIKAIYHRLPKEKNKNYIGYVYGQLYNSKLEKKSASGVEDGSTIWIFDAVRIKDVPFNELFYKFIKSNLIIDELKDNNAYKILQIFEFKEGKFIVSNLEHLQNLKIDGYKFVEPFLYEDKIRADIKEYEPKMLTDVGLGLWELWGMDESKNDGVEVKLEHSLTARDPRSSIKDGVVGIDFGTKSTVVVYQEDTVKINPMRVGIGDLGKKIEKSHYENPTIISFGDLGKFIQDYEAREGRPYTRWEDVNISHAAYNSLLQSASSEYNSYLNELKQWAGQRDKKLKIFDRKGKEFEIKGFSELEDGDINPIEIYAYYLGLYINNQRNGIFLDYILSFPVTYEMDIREKILKSFYKGIKKSLPLSLQTPEILSKLKVISGASEPAAYAVIALEENKFEPVGDEKVFYGVFDFGGGTTDFDFGVYREADKDSRYDYVIEHFGAGGDKYLGGENLLELVAFELFKANKEKLLESKIQFTLPPECEKFAGHETLISSAQEARRNTKELMEKLRPLWEGKDDGELYKDGILSVNLIDTKGKQTAGFSLDIDKNKILEILEARIKRGVDNFFEALRLAFSNKKVDLGAIKEVNIFLAGNSSKSAFVEKLFNEKIAQEEENLSKEFQKPLEGLYKIYRPLGENDSDFERPNGKTGVAFGLIRSKKGGTILVKDHNVGSDINFKYYLGKKKKGKFNTVVSRDAKYGDWIKFMDASESIFEVFYTTQASVTTNSVDISDSGIKKMRIDTGFADENCYIYIRIASPSKFEYVVADEEGIKNGDYKTEIQGKDI; encoded by the coding sequence ATGAGTACTAAACAGATAGAAACAATAAAAATACCAAAAGAAAAGCTTGAGCAGGACATAAACGATAGCTGGGCGGAGTTTTTAACAAGCAACGAGAGTAGCCTCGAAAGTCCTAAAAATATTTTTACGAAGTATATAAAAGAGGCCTTTAGCGGGTTTATGAAGCTTGAGAAGGGCGATCAAAACACAATAAACATAGGCAAGGATCAAAACCTATTTTATGATTTTGCGTTAGATGCTATTATATGTGCACAAGCGTATACATCAAAAGAAATTCAGTTAAAATTAGATATTTTATTTGGAGGTTCGGTCACGTATATAGACAAGTTCGTTAACTTTTTTGCAAGTCAATTGAAAAGATTATATATCACACAAGATATCAAATCTAATTTATCAGAAAATGATACCATTAGCATTATAAAAGCGATATACCATAGGCTTCCAAAAGAAAAAAACAAAAACTATATTGGGTACGTCTATGGACAGCTTTACAATAGCAAGTTAGAAAAAAAGAGTGCTTCTGGCGTTGAAGACGGAAGTACTATATGGATATTTGATGCAGTACGTATAAAAGATGTGCCTTTTAATGAGCTTTTCTATAAATTCATCAAGTCAAATTTAATCATAGACGAACTAAAAGATAATAATGCATATAAAATACTTCAAATTTTTGAATTTAAAGAAGGCAAATTTATAGTATCAAATTTAGAGCACCTACAAAACCTAAAAATAGATGGATACAAATTTGTAGAGCCATTTTTATATGAGGATAAAATAAGAGCCGATATAAAAGAGTATGAGCCAAAGATGCTAACAGATGTCGGGCTTGGGCTGTGGGAACTCTGGGGGATGGATGAAAGCAAAAATGACGGCGTAGAGGTAAAGCTAGAGCATTCCCTAACGGCAAGAGATCCGAGAAGTAGCATAAAAGACGGAGTAGTTGGCATAGACTTCGGTACTAAAAGCACGGTAGTCGTATATCAAGAGGATACCGTTAAAATAAATCCGATGAGAGTAGGCATAGGCGATCTTGGCAAAAAGATAGAAAAAAGCCACTATGAAAATCCTACGATAATAAGTTTTGGAGATCTGGGTAAATTTATACAAGACTATGAGGCAAGAGAAGGTAGGCCATATACTAGATGGGAGGACGTAAATATATCTCATGCAGCATATAACTCGCTGCTGCAAAGCGCATCTAGCGAATATAACTCCTATCTAAACGAACTAAAACAGTGGGCTGGACAAAGAGATAAGAAGCTAAAAATTTTTGATAGAAAAGGCAAGGAATTTGAGATAAAAGGATTTAGCGAGCTTGAAGACGGCGATATAAATCCTATAGAAATTTATGCTTATTATCTGGGGCTTTATATAAATAATCAACGAAACGGGATATTTTTGGATTACATTTTATCTTTTCCGGTTACTTACGAGATGGATATAAGAGAAAAGATACTAAAAAGCTTTTATAAAGGTATCAAAAAGTCGTTACCGCTTTCGCTTCAAACGCCTGAAATTTTATCTAAGCTAAAAGTCATAAGCGGAGCTAGCGAGCCAGCGGCATATGCCGTCATCGCCCTTGAAGAAAATAAATTTGAGCCGGTTGGCGACGAGAAGGTATTTTACGGAGTATTCGACTTTGGCGGCGGAACGACTGATTTTGACTTCGGCGTTTATAGGGAGGCCGATAAAGATAGCAGATACGACTACGTGATAGAGCATTTTGGAGCCGGTGGCGATAAATATCTAGGCGGCGAAAATTTGCTTGAGCTAGTAGCTTTTGAGCTGTTTAAAGCAAATAAAGAAAAACTACTTGAATCTAAAATACAATTTACGTTGCCGCCTGAATGCGAAAAATTTGCCGGTCATGAAACCTTGATAAGTAGCGCTCAAGAAGCCAGAAGAAACACAAAAGAGCTAATGGAAAAACTAAGACCGCTATGGGAAGGTAAAGATGACGGCGAACTATATAAAGACGGCATATTATCCGTAAATTTGATAGACACAAAAGGTAAGCAAACAGCAGGGTTTAGCCTAGATATAGATAAAAATAAAATTTTAGAGATACTAGAAGCTAGAATAAAAAGAGGCGTAGATAATTTCTTTGAAGCATTGAGGCTAGCGTTTAGCAATAAAAAAGTGGATTTAGGCGCTATAAAAGAAGTAAATATATTTTTAGCTGGAAATTCTAGCAAATCGGCATTTGTCGAAAAGCTATTCAATGAAAAAATAGCACAAGAAGAGGAAAATTTATCAAAAGAATTTCAAAAGCCGCTTGAGGGTCTTTATAAAATTTACAGACCGCTGGGCGAAAACGATAGTGACTTTGAAAGACCGAATGGGAAAACGGGCGTGGCTTTTGGATTAATAAGATCTAAAAAAGGCGGAACCATACTTGTAAAAGATCATAACGTCGGTAGCGATATAAATTTTAAATACTATCTTGGCAAAAAGAAAAAGGGCAAATTTAATACTGTCGTAAGCAGAGATGCCAAATATGGAGATTGGATCAAATTTATGGATGCTAGTGAGAGTATTTTTGAGGTATTTTACACTACGCAAGCATCGGTAACTACAAATTCTGTTGATATAAGCGATAGCGGTATAAAAAAGATGAGGATAGATACAGGGTTTGCGGACGAGAACTGCTATATTTATATTAGGATCGCAAGTCCAAGTAAATTTGAATACGTAGTAGCCGACGAAGAAGGTATAAAAAACGGAGACTATAAAACCGAAATACAAGGAAAAGATATATGA